The following are from one region of the Candidatus Amarolinea dominans genome:
- a CDS encoding CoB--CoM heterodisulfide reductase iron-sulfur subunit A family protein, whose amino-acid sequence MARIGVFVCHCGTNIAANVDCAAVAQAAQQMPHVVFATDYKYMCSEPGQKLIQDRIASEHLDGVVVASCSPRMHEPTFRRAAAAAGVNPYRMEMANLREQVSWVHNDRRIATAKAIDIVSMLVAKVTRDEALRPGRAELSKRLLIIGGGIAGIQASLDVANAGYEVTLVERTPTIGGKMAMLDKTFPTLDCSACILTPLMVDVAQHPKITLRTSAEVTQVKGFVGNFDVTIRQHARYVDHQICTGCGTCWTKCPVKDIVAEFDQGMGTRTAIYIPFPQAIPNKPVIDADNCRYLAFRRAQQEQGTAQGLSAADAAKLKPVGSDGKRLPQCQICQKMCPTGAITWEQTDEVLTERFGAIIVASGYDLFPVGGDLPAAEGAAGLLDVTPRRSYGEYGYGELPDVITALQLERLMNASGPTKGEVVRPSDGKHPHTVVFIACVGSRDEKVGRPYCSKICCMYTAKQAIMLKEHDPSLQSYVFYMDIRAGGRGYDEFIRRAQEAYGTQYLRGRVSRIYRQGEHLIVQGYDGLIGRPVEIEADLVVLATGVTAASGAVELMQTLGISYDQYGFINEAHVKLRPVETNTAGIYLAGCAAGPKDIPETVAQASAAAVKVAGLFARPFIETEPTIAEADARRCVACHLCEEVCPFGAISFVALRDGRQVAQVNAAVCKGCGLCVAGCRGHAMFLHGFSDQQILAEVDALFARPLWLNVREMAPQGVGGVAECGLSAGRGGA is encoded by the coding sequence ATGGCTAGAATCGGCGTTTTTGTCTGCCACTGTGGCACCAACATCGCGGCCAATGTGGATTGCGCAGCCGTGGCCCAGGCCGCGCAGCAAATGCCGCACGTTGTCTTTGCCACCGATTATAAATACATGTGCTCCGAGCCGGGCCAAAAACTGATTCAGGACAGGATCGCCAGCGAGCACCTGGATGGCGTGGTGGTGGCCTCCTGCTCACCGCGCATGCACGAACCGACCTTCCGCCGGGCCGCGGCCGCCGCGGGCGTCAACCCGTACCGCATGGAAATGGCGAACCTGCGCGAGCAGGTTTCCTGGGTGCACAACGACCGCCGCATCGCGACGGCCAAAGCCATTGACATCGTCAGTATGCTGGTGGCGAAAGTGACGCGCGATGAAGCGCTGCGCCCCGGTCGTGCGGAGCTGAGTAAGCGCCTGCTAATTATCGGCGGCGGCATTGCCGGCATCCAGGCCAGCCTCGATGTCGCCAACGCCGGTTACGAGGTCACGCTGGTGGAGCGCACCCCGACCATCGGCGGCAAGATGGCGATGCTGGACAAGACCTTCCCCACGCTCGACTGCTCAGCCTGTATCCTCACCCCCCTGATGGTGGACGTGGCCCAGCATCCCAAGATCACCCTGCGCACCTCCGCGGAAGTGACGCAGGTCAAGGGCTTCGTGGGCAACTTCGATGTCACCATACGCCAGCACGCGCGCTACGTGGATCATCAGATCTGCACCGGCTGCGGCACCTGCTGGACCAAATGCCCGGTCAAAGACATCGTGGCCGAATTCGATCAGGGCATGGGCACCCGCACCGCGATCTACATCCCCTTCCCGCAGGCCATTCCCAACAAGCCGGTCATTGATGCAGACAACTGCCGTTACCTGGCCTTTCGCCGCGCGCAGCAGGAACAGGGCACTGCGCAAGGTTTGTCCGCGGCTGATGCGGCCAAGCTCAAGCCGGTGGGGTCAGATGGCAAGCGCCTGCCGCAATGCCAGATCTGCCAGAAGATGTGCCCGACCGGCGCCATCACCTGGGAGCAGACCGACGAAGTGCTGACTGAACGCTTCGGCGCCATCATCGTCGCCAGCGGCTATGACCTCTTCCCGGTAGGCGGCGATCTGCCGGCTGCAGAAGGCGCAGCAGGTCTCCTGGACGTGACCCCGCGGCGATCCTATGGCGAGTACGGCTACGGAGAACTGCCCGACGTCATCACCGCGCTGCAGTTGGAGCGCTTGATGAACGCGTCCGGCCCCACCAAGGGCGAGGTGGTCCGTCCGTCGGATGGCAAACATCCGCACACCGTCGTCTTCATCGCCTGCGTCGGCTCGCGCGACGAGAAGGTGGGACGGCCCTACTGCTCGAAGATCTGCTGCATGTATACGGCCAAGCAGGCGATCATGCTCAAGGAGCATGACCCCTCACTGCAGAGTTATGTGTTCTACATGGACATCCGGGCGGGCGGCCGCGGCTATGACGAATTCATCCGCCGCGCGCAGGAGGCTTACGGCACGCAATATCTGCGCGGCCGCGTCAGCCGCATTTACCGCCAGGGCGAGCACCTGATCGTGCAAGGCTATGACGGGCTGATCGGCCGGCCGGTGGAGATCGAGGCCGATCTGGTGGTGCTGGCAACCGGCGTCACCGCGGCCAGCGGCGCGGTGGAATTGATGCAGACCCTGGGCATTTCATACGATCAGTACGGTTTCATCAACGAGGCGCACGTCAAGCTGCGGCCGGTCGAGACCAATACGGCCGGCATCTACCTGGCCGGGTGCGCGGCCGGCCCCAAGGACATCCCAGAGACCGTGGCGCAGGCCAGCGCGGCCGCGGTGAAGGTGGCGGGCCTCTTCGCCCGTCCGTTCATCGAGACCGAACCGACGATTGCCGAAGCGGACGCGCGGCGCTGCGTGGCCTGTCACTTGTGCGAGGAAGTGTGCCCGTTTGGGGCGATCAGCTTCGTGGCGCTGCGTGACGGCCGCCAGGTGGCGCAGGTCAACGCGGCCGTGTGCAAAGGCTGCGGGCTGTGCGTGGCCGGCTGCCGCGGGCACGCCATGTTCCTGCACGGCTTCAGCGATCAGCAGATTCTGGCCGAGGTGGATGCCTTGTTTGCCCGGCCCTTGTGGCTCAATGTGCGGGAGATGGCGCCCCAGGGGGTCGGCGGCGTGGCGGAATGCGGTTTATCCGCAGGCCGCGGAGGAGCATGA
- a CDS encoding sugar ABC transporter ATP-binding protein, translated as MSIPILEMKNITKEFPGVKALSNVSFRVAQGEIHCLVGENGAGKSTLMKVLSGVWPYGSYTGEIFINGQPQRYKHINDSEKAGIAIIYQELALIPELTVYENIFIGHEIRNGFTVDWNETIKRAGEMLKKVKLDVNPAAKVKDLGVGKQQLIEIAKALSRDVKILILDEPTAALNENDSDNLLNLLRGLREQGVTCIMISHKLKEVIAIADSVTVLRDGQTVCSLDAHKGEVSENVLIKHMVGREIDNIYPKRKHVRSEDVVLEVKGWNAYSPALGRNILRDVSFNVKRGEIIGFAGLMGAGRTELALSIFGNPDGYRLSGDLSIKGRKRHIANPRDAINAGIAYVSEDRKGDGLILIQDVKQNITLANLEEIANRGVVDNQAEIKVATEYKTSLNIKTPSIEQKVSNLSGGNQQKVSLGKWLFVKPDVMILDEPTRGIDVGAKYEIYTLMNRLVEQGMSIIMISSELPEVLGMSDRVYVVASGRIAGEMPTEEATQEKIMHLATN; from the coding sequence ATGAGTATACCAATCCTCGAGATGAAAAACATCACCAAGGAGTTCCCCGGCGTGAAGGCGCTCAGCAACGTCAGCTTTCGCGTCGCCCAGGGGGAAATCCACTGTCTTGTCGGCGAAAACGGCGCCGGCAAATCAACCCTGATGAAAGTCCTGAGCGGTGTGTGGCCCTATGGGTCCTACACCGGCGAGATCTTCATCAACGGGCAGCCGCAGCGTTACAAACACATCAACGACAGCGAAAAGGCCGGCATTGCAATTATTTATCAGGAACTGGCGCTGATCCCCGAACTGACCGTCTACGAAAACATCTTCATCGGCCATGAGATCCGCAACGGCTTCACGGTTGACTGGAATGAGACCATCAAGCGCGCCGGCGAGATGTTGAAGAAGGTGAAGCTCGATGTCAACCCGGCCGCAAAGGTCAAGGACCTGGGGGTCGGCAAGCAGCAGTTGATCGAAATCGCCAAGGCGCTGAGCCGTGACGTCAAGATCCTGATCTTGGACGAGCCGACCGCAGCCTTGAACGAGAATGACAGCGACAACCTGCTCAATCTGCTGCGCGGCCTGCGGGAGCAGGGCGTCACCTGCATCATGATCTCGCACAAACTAAAAGAGGTCATCGCCATCGCGGATTCGGTCACGGTGTTGCGGGACGGTCAGACCGTCTGCTCGTTGGATGCCCACAAGGGCGAAGTAAGTGAGAATGTGCTGATCAAGCACATGGTGGGCCGTGAAATTGACAACATTTATCCCAAACGCAAACACGTGCGCTCGGAAGATGTCGTGCTCGAAGTCAAGGGTTGGAACGCCTACAGCCCGGCGCTCGGCCGAAATATCCTCAGGGATGTCAGTTTCAACGTAAAAAGAGGCGAGATCATTGGGTTTGCCGGGCTGATGGGCGCAGGACGCACCGAACTGGCCCTGAGCATCTTCGGCAACCCGGACGGCTACCGGCTCAGTGGCGACCTCTCCATCAAGGGCAGGAAGCGGCACATTGCCAACCCCCGGGATGCCATCAACGCGGGCATCGCCTACGTCTCCGAAGATCGCAAGGGCGATGGGCTGATCCTGATCCAGGACGTGAAGCAGAATATCACCCTCGCCAACCTGGAAGAGATCGCTAACCGGGGCGTTGTTGACAACCAGGCCGAAATCAAGGTGGCAACCGAGTACAAGACCTCGCTCAACATCAAGACGCCGAGCATCGAGCAGAAAGTCAGCAATCTGAGCGGAGGCAACCAGCAGAAGGTCTCGTTGGGCAAGTGGCTGTTTGTCAAGCCCGACGTGATGATCCTGGACGAGCCGACGCGCGGGATTGACGTCGGCGCGAAGTATGAGATCTACACCCTCATGAACCGGCTGGTGGAGCAGGGCATGAGCATCATCATGATCTCGTCCGAGCTACCCGAAGTGCTGGGGATGAGCGATCGCGTGTATGTCGTCGCTTCCGGCCGAATTGCCGGTGAGATGCCGACCGAAGAGGCGACCCAGGAAAAGATCATGCACCTGGCAACCAACTAA
- a CDS encoding hydrogenase iron-sulfur subunit gives MSELFEPKIVGFLCNWCSYAGADLAGTSRLSYPPNIRIVRVPCSGRVDPLFVARALKEGADGVLVLGCHPGDCHYSDGNFVARRRFAIMQELLFFLGFERERVRLDWVSASEGARFARVVTQFTEQVRQLGARSPTRWVVQKSADGMKKKTPRPTAPAVADAEANPAFAQQIAQALRELAARLLNEQQVQMVLGWEQGSVRRRPLFARTPEQAQRLAVNIEEPLNLVNYLRNLTGAVNRPGVSTENRPAQRVAVLVSPNDLRTLNVLIAEGQLRRDDLFLIGLGEQPAGRYDATLPLPARPLESAGPPRLSLAEVEAWPTAQRFAFWQGQFSQCQRCYACRQACPLCYCSECVAEQLDPAWQSIAIDSNEKMFFHTLRAFHLAGRCGDCQACSQACPVGVPLYLLNQKVAQEVARLFDGYQAGVDPGAVLPLTTFRRDEVLTQSGVCAANRQGLQEVRLS, from the coding sequence ATGAGCGAGCTATTCGAACCGAAGATTGTCGGTTTTCTGTGTAACTGGTGCAGCTATGCCGGCGCCGACCTGGCAGGCACCAGCCGTTTGAGCTATCCCCCCAACATCCGCATCGTGCGCGTGCCCTGCTCCGGCCGGGTGGATCCGCTGTTCGTGGCGCGCGCGCTCAAGGAGGGCGCGGATGGCGTTCTTGTTCTCGGCTGCCATCCCGGCGATTGTCACTACAGCGATGGTAACTTCGTGGCCCGTCGCCGCTTTGCCATCATGCAGGAACTGCTCTTCTTCCTGGGTTTCGAACGCGAACGGGTGCGCCTGGACTGGGTCAGCGCCAGCGAAGGCGCGCGCTTTGCTCGGGTCGTCACCCAGTTCACCGAGCAGGTGCGGCAGTTGGGCGCGCGTAGCCCCACGCGTTGGGTTGTGCAGAAGAGCGCCGACGGCATGAAAAAGAAGACGCCCCGCCCGACCGCGCCAGCGGTGGCGGATGCTGAGGCCAATCCGGCGTTTGCGCAGCAAATCGCCCAGGCGCTGCGCGAGCTGGCTGCGCGTTTGCTGAACGAACAGCAGGTGCAGATGGTGTTGGGTTGGGAACAGGGCAGCGTGCGCCGCCGGCCGCTCTTCGCCCGCACGCCGGAGCAGGCGCAGCGTCTGGCGGTCAACATCGAGGAGCCGCTGAACCTGGTCAACTACCTGCGCAACCTGACCGGCGCGGTCAATCGCCCCGGCGTTTCCACAGAAAATCGCCCCGCCCAACGCGTCGCGGTGCTGGTCAGCCCCAACGACCTGCGCACGCTCAACGTCCTGATCGCCGAAGGACAGCTCAGGCGTGACGATCTCTTCCTGATCGGCTTGGGCGAGCAGCCGGCCGGTCGTTACGACGCCACGCTGCCGCTGCCGGCGCGGCCCCTGGAAAGCGCCGGCCCGCCGCGGCTGTCCCTGGCCGAGGTGGAGGCATGGCCCACCGCGCAGCGCTTTGCCTTCTGGCAGGGGCAGTTCAGCCAGTGCCAGCGCTGCTACGCCTGCCGCCAGGCCTGCCCGCTCTGCTATTGCAGCGAATGTGTGGCCGAGCAGCTCGACCCGGCCTGGCAGAGCATTGCCATTGACAGCAACGAGAAGATGTTTTTCCATACCCTGCGCGCCTTTCACCTGGCCGGCCGCTGCGGCGACTGTCAGGCGTGCAGCCAGGCCTGCCCGGTGGGGGTGCCGCTCTATCTGCTCAACCAGAAAGTGGCGCAAGAGGTAGCCCGCCTGTTTGACGGCTACCAAGCCGGGGTTGATCCCGGCGCCGTTCTGCCGTTGACCACTTTCCGCCGCGATGAAGTCCTGACGCAATCTGGCGTTTGCGCAGCAAATCGCCAGGGATTGCAGGAGGTGAGGCTATCATGA
- a CDS encoding carbohydrate ABC transporter permease: protein MTSRFRLGKNWLYVPLILMAIFYLIPMYVMLVTGFKSFAEIDLKTMWNLPNGIHFDNFREAFAKLSPSLWNSFMMVIPAAVISSMLGSLNGFILAKWKFRGADFIFPFILFGMFIPYQSILIPLVQFMSAAGIKGLPGLALAHIIYGIPITTLTFRNYYAALPQELLEAAQIDGSTMLGIYRHILLPISLPSFVVVLIWQFTSAWNDFLFAVILTGNKNWPITVALNNMAGSQIIAWNVQMAGSLLTALPPLLIYIFLGRYFLRGLLAGSLKG, encoded by the coding sequence ATGACCAGCCGCTTCCGCCTCGGCAAGAACTGGTTGTACGTGCCCCTGATCCTCATGGCGATCTTCTACCTGATCCCCATGTACGTCATGTTGGTGACCGGGTTCAAGAGCTTCGCCGAAATTGACCTGAAGACGATGTGGAATCTGCCCAACGGCATCCATTTCGACAACTTCCGCGAGGCCTTTGCCAAGCTCTCCCCATCGCTCTGGAACAGCTTCATGATGGTCATCCCGGCCGCGGTCATCTCCTCGATGCTTGGCTCACTCAACGGGTTCATCCTCGCCAAGTGGAAGTTTCGCGGCGCCGATTTCATTTTTCCGTTCATCCTGTTCGGCATGTTCATCCCCTACCAGTCCATTTTGATCCCCCTGGTCCAGTTCATGAGCGCAGCCGGGATCAAGGGGTTGCCGGGCCTGGCGTTGGCGCACATCATCTACGGCATTCCCATCACCACACTGACCTTCCGCAACTACTACGCCGCGCTGCCGCAAGAACTCCTCGAAGCTGCCCAGATTGATGGCTCGACCATGTTAGGCATCTATCGGCACATCCTGTTGCCCATTTCACTGCCAAGCTTTGTGGTGGTCCTGATCTGGCAGTTCACATCGGCCTGGAATGACTTTCTCTTTGCGGTGATCCTAACCGGCAACAAGAACTGGCCGATCACGGTCGCGCTCAACAACATGGCTGGCAGTCAGATCATCGCCTGGAACGTGCAGATGGCGGGATCGCTTCTGACGGCGCTGCCGCCGCTGCTCATCTATATTTTCCTGGGACGCTACTTCTTGCGCGGGCTGCTTGCCGGTTCGCTCAAGGGTTAG
- a CDS encoding sugar ABC transporter permease, with amino-acid sequence MLRALKNRDRYLSVLLISPSILALLIFVYGFIAWSVRVSLSKWKGLNPDFTWVGLDNYIKLFSDPRFHVDIRNTLIFTGVFVIGSILLGFVLAILLDQGLKGEGFFRSLFLFPMAISYIVTGVVWRWLMNPATGSRTSGFNLLFDTLNLGFLKNAWHTTPEWGMAAIALAAIWQMSGYTMALYLAGLRAIPQELREAAQIDGANEVQIYRYVMLPLLAPVTLSALIILGHMSLKVFDLIIAIAGKQLPLDVPAIYMWQTTFDGLFYSRGAAIGIMLLLSVAVLIIPYIRYTLKTETDR; translated from the coding sequence GCTATCTTTCGGTGCTCCTCATCTCGCCGTCAATCTTGGCGCTGCTCATTTTTGTCTATGGCTTCATCGCCTGGTCGGTACGCGTTTCACTGAGCAAATGGAAAGGCCTGAATCCAGATTTCACCTGGGTCGGGCTGGATAACTACATCAAGCTCTTCTCCGATCCGCGTTTTCATGTTGACATTCGGAACACTCTCATCTTCACGGGTGTCTTCGTCATCGGGAGCATCCTCCTGGGCTTCGTGTTAGCCATCCTGTTGGACCAGGGCCTGAAAGGGGAAGGATTCTTCCGTAGCCTTTTCCTCTTCCCGATGGCTATTTCCTACATCGTGACCGGCGTGGTCTGGCGTTGGTTGATGAATCCCGCGACCGGTTCACGCACCAGCGGTTTCAACCTGCTGTTCGACACTCTGAATCTCGGTTTTCTCAAGAATGCCTGGCACACCACGCCTGAGTGGGGCATGGCTGCCATCGCGCTGGCTGCCATCTGGCAAATGTCCGGTTACACCATGGCCTTGTACCTGGCCGGTCTGCGCGCCATTCCACAAGAACTGCGCGAGGCGGCCCAGATTGACGGCGCCAACGAGGTTCAGATCTACCGTTATGTCATGTTGCCGTTACTGGCGCCGGTCACATTGAGTGCGCTCATCATCCTCGGCCATATGTCGCTCAAGGTCTTTGATCTGATCATCGCTATCGCCGGGAAGCAATTACCGCTCGATGTGCCCGCGATCTACATGTGGCAAACAACGTTCGATGGGCTGTTCTACAGCCGCGGCGCCGCGATCGGTATCATGCTGCTGCTCAGCGTGGCGGTTCTGATCATTCCCTATATCCGCTACACCCTGAAGACGGAGACGGACCGATGA
- a CDS encoding CoB--CoM heterodisulfide reductase iron-sulfur subunit B family protein, protein MSAYAYYPGCSLHGTATEYADSTELVCQTLGIELHELDDWNCCGASSAHAVNPWLALGLVGRNLHLAQQTGLHQLLLPCAACFARFKETQHTLRHDPETAAQVAYVVGAEVPTDLDIEPLLAVLSQPEPLAELRAHLLQPLTGLKLAPYYGCLLTRPPDVTHFDDPEDPQTLDNLLRLIGAEVVDWPGKTACCGASLALSRPDLVHDLSGQLLSWAEAAGADAIVTVCPMCHSNLDTRQNQIRHAHKGDYHLPIYYITELIGLALGFDSDRLGISRHVTEAATLLAQKLTPVPTPISAPALTSLAEVSHG, encoded by the coding sequence ATGAGCGCCTATGCTTATTATCCCGGCTGTTCGCTGCACGGCACCGCCACCGAGTACGCGGACTCCACCGAGCTGGTCTGCCAGACCCTGGGCATCGAACTGCATGAGCTGGACGACTGGAACTGCTGCGGGGCCTCGTCCGCGCACGCGGTCAACCCCTGGCTGGCTCTGGGCCTGGTGGGGCGCAACCTGCACCTGGCTCAGCAAACCGGCCTGCACCAGCTTCTGCTGCCCTGCGCGGCCTGCTTTGCCCGCTTCAAGGAAACGCAGCACACCCTGCGGCATGACCCGGAGACCGCCGCGCAGGTCGCTTACGTGGTGGGCGCGGAGGTGCCGACCGACCTGGACATCGAGCCGTTGTTGGCCGTTTTGAGCCAGCCGGAGCCGCTGGCTGAACTGCGGGCGCACCTGCTGCAGCCGCTGACCGGCCTCAAGCTGGCGCCCTACTACGGCTGCCTGCTGACCCGGCCGCCAGACGTGACGCACTTCGATGATCCTGAAGACCCGCAGACGCTCGACAACCTGCTGCGCCTCATCGGCGCGGAGGTGGTGGACTGGCCGGGCAAGACGGCCTGCTGCGGCGCCAGCCTGGCGCTCAGTCGCCCGGACCTGGTGCACGACCTGAGCGGGCAACTGCTCTCCTGGGCCGAAGCGGCCGGCGCAGACGCCATCGTCACTGTCTGCCCCATGTGTCACAGCAACCTGGACACGCGACAGAATCAGATCAGGCACGCGCACAAAGGCGATTACCATCTGCCCATCTACTACATCACCGAGCTGATCGGGCTGGCCCTGGGCTTTGATTCCGATCGCCTGGGTATCTCGCGTCACGTGACCGAGGCGGCCACGCTGTTGGCGCAAAAACTGACCCCAGTTCCAACCCCAATCTCAGCCCCGGCGCTGACCAGCCTCGCGGAGGTGAGCCATGGCTAG
- a CDS encoding 4Fe-4S dicluster domain-containing protein: MNAPIMTQAALEIWLTNLLPDHTVIAPQPQGQQIVFAPLAQVSDIAWDAGRTDLSAKEFFLPASEAIITLRPSTGGLQVETTHLTRPQVIFGARPCDGHALEVLDRLFLDDPVDVYYAERRAMTTMVGLACSDGPWTGCFCTALGGGPSDRTHLDILLTACDGGFAVDVVTDKGRALLEAGAAVLASADVALPEPPAVTDLHLPDMTAWRAAFNAPYWAELAERCLGCRTCTYDCPVCYCFDVRDRVMGDGSIERLRCWDSCQGALCFAIAGGHNPRPTQAARQRQRYMHKFLYYPEREGAALCVGCGRCVEQCPVNIDIREVIGFVAANNRAAAAEVQS, encoded by the coding sequence ATGAACGCACCGATCATGACCCAAGCGGCCCTTGAAATCTGGTTGACCAACCTCCTGCCTGACCACACGGTCATCGCGCCGCAGCCGCAGGGACAGCAAATCGTCTTTGCGCCCCTCGCCCAGGTCAGCGACATCGCCTGGGACGCCGGGCGAACCGATTTATCGGCCAAAGAGTTCTTCCTCCCGGCCAGCGAAGCCATCATCACCCTGCGTCCAAGCACCGGCGGCTTGCAGGTGGAAACTACGCACCTGACCCGACCACAGGTGATCTTCGGCGCGCGCCCGTGCGACGGTCACGCGCTGGAGGTGCTCGACCGCCTGTTCCTGGATGACCCCGTGGATGTCTACTACGCGGAGCGCCGCGCCATGACCACGATGGTGGGCCTGGCGTGCAGCGATGGCCCCTGGACCGGCTGTTTTTGCACCGCGCTGGGCGGCGGGCCAAGCGACCGCACGCATCTCGACATCCTGTTGACCGCCTGCGACGGCGGTTTTGCCGTGGATGTGGTGACAGACAAGGGCCGCGCCCTGCTGGAGGCCGGCGCGGCGGTGTTGGCAAGCGCCGATGTCGCCCTGCCTGAACCGCCCGCGGTCACGGACTTGCACCTGCCGGACATGACGGCCTGGCGCGCGGCGTTCAACGCGCCGTACTGGGCCGAGCTGGCCGAGCGCTGCCTGGGCTGCCGCACCTGTACCTATGACTGCCCGGTCTGCTACTGCTTCGACGTGCGCGACCGGGTGATGGGCGATGGCAGCATCGAGCGCCTGCGCTGCTGGGATTCGTGCCAGGGCGCGCTCTGCTTTGCCATTGCCGGCGGTCACAATCCGCGCCCCACCCAAGCCGCCCGCCAACGCCAGCGCTACATGCACAAGTTCCTCTACTACCCGGAGCGCGAGGGCGCCGCGCTGTGCGTCGGCTGCGGCCGCTGCGTGGAGCAGTGCCCCGTCAACATTGACATTCGTGAGGTGATCGGCTTTGTGGCCGCCAACAACCGGGCTGCGGCCGCGGAGGTGCAATCATGA
- a CDS encoding sugar ABC transporter permease: MFLQNLQKTLKQNIREYGMYIALFLIMAIFAVTTKGTFVSSRNLSNLLNQTGYIAVLAVGMTLVIVIRHIDLSVGFLAGFLGAIAAIALVSWKLPVIAVIPLVLALGIVGGLITAYPVAKLGIPSFVASLAGWLIYRGLLLLVTQSTGTIIVPDKAFNAIGNGFIPDIPGLTNVLPGMHKLTLLLGVVGVVFYVISSLNDRKKKQAYNFEVLPPDIFVLQMVSISALLAGVVWVLANYNGISWTVVVMLLVVAIYHFVTTQTVLGRHIYAVGGNPEAAELSGISVQRITYIVFGSMGLMSALSGILFTSRLQSATTTAGTLFELDAIAAAYVGGVSAAGGVGKVIGSIVGALVMLSLTSGMNLMGIGIAPQYIVRGLVLVAAVIFDVTTRNRG; the protein is encoded by the coding sequence ATGTTCCTGCAGAATCTACAGAAGACACTGAAGCAGAATATCCGTGAATATGGCATGTATATTGCCTTGTTCCTGATCATGGCGATCTTCGCCGTCACGACCAAAGGCACCTTCGTCTCGTCACGGAACTTGAGCAACCTGTTGAACCAGACCGGCTACATCGCCGTCCTGGCGGTCGGCATGACGCTGGTCATCGTCATCCGGCACATTGATCTTTCGGTCGGTTTCCTGGCGGGCTTCCTCGGCGCGATCGCGGCGATTGCCCTGGTGTCCTGGAAGCTGCCGGTCATTGCCGTCATCCCGCTCGTGTTGGCGCTCGGCATCGTGGGCGGACTGATCACCGCCTATCCGGTGGCTAAGCTGGGTATCCCCTCCTTCGTAGCCTCGTTGGCCGGCTGGTTGATCTACCGCGGCCTGCTGCTGCTGGTCACCCAGAGCACAGGCACGATCATCGTGCCGGACAAGGCCTTCAACGCTATCGGCAACGGCTTCATCCCCGACATCCCCGGTCTCACCAACGTCTTGCCCGGCATGCACAAGCTGACGCTGCTCCTGGGCGTGGTGGGCGTCGTCTTCTATGTCATCAGCTCACTGAACGATCGTAAGAAGAAGCAAGCCTACAACTTCGAAGTCCTGCCGCCGGATATTTTCGTCCTGCAGATGGTCTCCATATCGGCGCTGCTGGCTGGCGTCGTCTGGGTGCTGGCAAACTACAACGGCATTTCGTGGACGGTGGTGGTGATGCTGCTCGTGGTGGCGATCTATCACTTCGTCACGACGCAGACGGTGCTGGGCCGGCACATCTACGCGGTCGGCGGCAACCCCGAGGCGGCCGAACTCAGCGGCATCAGCGTCCAGCGGATCACCTACATCGTCTTCGGCTCGATGGGCCTGATGTCGGCCTTATCGGGCATCCTGTTCACCTCCCGCTTGCAGTCGGCCACCACAACGGCCGGCACCCTGTTCGAACTGGACGCCATTGCCGCGGCCTACGTCGGCGGCGTCTCCGCGGCCGGCGGCGTTGGCAAGGTCATCGGCTCGATCGTCGGCGCGTTGGTGATGCTCTCGCTGACCAGCGGCATGAACCTGATGGGCATCGGCATCGCGCCGCAGTACATCGTCCGCGGCCTCGTGCTGGTAGCCGCCGTAATCTTCGACGTGACCACGCGGAATAGGGGGTAG
- a CDS encoding FAD/NAD(P)-binding protein yields MNNPYLPYLAEITAARDLASGIKLFRCRFVEETPPAFHYAPGQFGFLSAFGVGEAPFGLAVSEARSHGQVEFAVQRIGSVTNALHDMLPGDLVGVRGPMGHGFPLEELKGPRLIILGGGIGLAPLRPLIQEILDQRAAYGDLEIFCAARGPDLLCFREEYDEWAAAPRTTVHVTVDRGDATWQGNVGLITEALTRVAPSPDGALAITCGPPIMIKFVLKELTRLGFRPEQIITTLEGKMKCGLGKCGRCNVGDQYICQDGPVFRFDQIQRFLETF; encoded by the coding sequence ATGAACAATCCGTATCTGCCTTACCTGGCTGAGATTACGGCCGCGCGTGACCTGGCGAGCGGCATCAAGCTCTTCCGCTGTCGCTTTGTCGAAGAAACGCCGCCCGCTTTTCATTATGCACCGGGCCAGTTCGGCTTTCTGTCTGCCTTCGGTGTCGGTGAAGCGCCCTTTGGCCTGGCGGTGAGTGAGGCGCGCAGTCACGGGCAGGTGGAGTTTGCCGTCCAGCGCATCGGCAGCGTCACCAACGCGCTGCATGACATGTTGCCCGGCGACCTGGTGGGCGTGCGCGGGCCGATGGGGCACGGGTTCCCGTTGGAAGAACTGAAAGGGCCGCGCCTCATCATCCTGGGCGGCGGCATCGGCCTGGCGCCTCTGCGGCCCCTGATCCAGGAAATCCTCGATCAGCGCGCCGCGTATGGCGACCTGGAGATCTTTTGCGCCGCGCGCGGGCCTGATCTGCTCTGTTTCCGCGAGGAGTACGACGAATGGGCCGCCGCGCCGCGCACCACGGTGCATGTTACCGTGGATCGGGGCGACGCGACCTGGCAGGGCAACGTGGGGCTGATCACCGAGGCGCTGACGCGTGTGGCGCCCAGCCCGGATGGAGCGCTCGCCATTACCTGTGGCCCCCCAATTATGATAAAATTCGTGCTCAAGGAGCTGACGCGTCTGGGCTTTCGACCGGAGCAGATCATCACGACGCTGGAGGGCAAGATGAAATGCGGCCTGGGCAAGTGTGGGCGCTGTAACGTCGGCGATCAGTATATCTGCCAGGACGGTCCGGTCTTCCGCTTCGACCAGATCCAGCGGTTCCTGGAGACGTTCTGA